TCGGGTGGCGGTGAAGGTGCCGGGCTGAGTGCTGTCGCAGGAATCGTTGGCGGCAATAGCCTTGGCGGCGACTGGTAGTGCCTTGAGGTCGGTCAGGGGCTTGGTCTCCACGCAGGCTTTGGTCGCGCCGCCGAGTGCGGCTCTTGCGGCCGGCGCGATGGCGTCGCACGTACGGTTCGTAACGACGCGCTTGTCATGCATCACTGCCGACTTCGCCGCAGTGGATTGCCGGGCATCCCGGATCCGAGCCCGCGCGGGGAGCGTCGCCGCCGGCATGACGACGATGACGAGACAGCGGATCGCGGAGGCACTGGGTTGGCCGGGAGTCATCTGCGTGGAGTTGACCGCCCCGGACGAACCGATGGCACGGGCCGCAGCGCAGGCGTTCGCGGACGTGCGGCCGTCACTATCGGTCCTCGGTATAGCCGTATGCCGTCTCGGCGGTGGTGTACGAGCCGATCACCGAGTAGGGGGCGGCCGCGCCGCGCGCCAGTACACGGCATCACACCGGTTCAATTCTTTATCGGTTTCCGTGTGGGGCTCACGCTTGCTGCGGCATCGTCATACCCAGCACAAGGCGCTCCTCGCCCGTGGCGTCGAGGAGCCATCAACGGTGGAGGGCGCGGCTATGGGCGAGGGTGAGCGGGAGACGCTGACGGCAGAGGAGTTCGGGTCCTCGCACGAAGGAGCCGTCGGTGTGCTCCTGGCCGACGGGAGTGTCCCGCCGCCGGTTTCTCTCATGTTGAACTCCAGCGGGAGCGGGCGGAGCGTGTCGCAGTGGAGCGTCTATGACGGCCGTCGCTTTCACGGTCCGCGAGCCGCCTCCCTGCGGGCCGTATGCGCTTGCGGCTGGAGCGGGAGCGAGCGCCGGCTGGACTGGGAGCAGATCGGCGAGCAGGACTTGTCCGAGGCGGCCGGAGGCACGGCGGATGACTGCGCGCAGGACTGGGACGCTCACATCGTCGAAGTAGAACAGGCAGCGATCCCGTTGCCGGAAACAGTCACCTCGCTCCTCACCCAGCTGCAGGAGGAGATTGAGAAATTGGCGAAGACTTCGCCTCTGGCGGCGGTGCGGGCGGCGCGCCGCTTGGAGGTGACTGCCGTGGAGGTCGCGTACTGGCCGGCCTATGACTCCAGGGGAGACACGAGCCCTGAACAAGTCGCGGCGGCCCTGGGGTTGAACGAGGCCGCGGCCATTGAGCTGATGGCTCGCTTCGGCCGGTGGAGCCAGTACCAGCAGACGTTCCGCACTTGGTAGCAGTGGGACATAGAGCCCCTGTATGGACAAGGCACGACCGAGACACCGCAGGTTCCGTGCTCCTGCACGAATCACCAGGCTGGTGCGGAGCGTGCAGGAAATCTGATCCGGTTGCTCATGCTCATGTGCCGCTGTGACCTCGCTGTCAATCGTCTGTGACGCGTTGCTTGCGGGAAGTTACGCATGGCAGGATCGTCCGTCATGGATGGCATACGGGGGCCTGAACATCGGCTGGATGCAGCCGAAGCGGTTTCGCAGGAGCAAGTTGAAACCGTGCGCCGGGAGTTCATGGCGCTGCTGGGAGAGTTCCGGCGAACCGCGGTGCTGGTGCCGCTGGATGACCAGGACGGGTTGTGGTCTGCGGAGTTCGGCGGGTTGCGGTGGATCTGTGCGTTCTCGCACGAAGAGGCGCTGGGACGGTTCGCGCAGGCGCGCGGCGAGACGGAGCGGGAGTGGCCGTACCTGAAGGTGCTGGGTGCGCGGTTGCTCGATGAGGCGGTCGGCGCGGTGGGTGTTCCGTGCGGGGTGGCCCTGGATCCGGGGTCCGAGGACGGTGCGCTGTTCCCGCCGGTGGTGGGCATCGTGCCCGATGCTGCAGCCGTGGACCTGGATGTTGATCTCGGGGGAGCGGCATGAGCGGGGACGGGTATGCGGTCGACCCGGCGGCCCTGCAGCAGATCACCAACGGGATCAACGCCGCGATGTCGGAGCTCAAGGAGCTGGGGCTCGATATCGAGGCGAATCTCGGGCGCGGCTTCGACGACCTGGAGCTGACCGGCCTGGAGTCGGGCCATGCGGGCCTGACGGAGACGTTCGCGGACTTCTGCGACCGGTGGGGCTGGGGCGTGCACTCCCTGATGCGGGACGCGAACGAGCTGGCGGCGGGGCTCGGGTTGTCGGCGGGGATGTATCACGAGCAGGAGCAGTACGTCTCGACGACCTTGAAGGTTGCCTACCAGGGAGCGGAAGGCAATCCGTACCTTTCCGAGGAAGAGGTGGCCAAGCAGGGCTGGAGCGACACGCTGAAGGCCCCGGTGGCCAATGCGCTGAACCCGGACTTCTCGGCAGAGTCCGCTGAGAAGGCGCAGCAGCAGTCGAACGAGGCGTGGGATCAGGCGGCGGACAACGCGAAGTCCTCGCCGTTGCTGGGCGCGGCGGAGGCTGCGGCTGGCCAGGACACGGACATCGACTGGCAGTGGGACGGCACTCCCCACCCCGATACCAAGACCTTTGAGGCGCGGGACTGATGGGTTTCGGGGATCTCGTCAACAAGGTCGGCGACGGCATCGAAGGCGCCGTCGACGGGGCGAAGAAGGCGGTCGGCGAGGCAGCCGAGTGGACCAGTGACAAGGCCGCGGACGGCCTGGACCACATCGGCCTGGACGGCGCGGCCGAGAAGGTTCGCGACGCCGGTGAGTCGGTCGCCAACCGGCTGGGCGCGCAGGTCGACGAGCGCAACCTCGGCGAGAGCGATGAGCCGAAGGAACTCCTCCACGGAAGCCCGGGCAAGATCGAGGCGACCGCGAAGCATCTGCGGGACTTCTTCGCCGCGTTCGAAAACGTCGGCCAGGGGATGCGCGGCCTGGACTCGGGCAGTTGGCAGGGCAAGGCCGGCGACGCCTTCCGCGCGAAGTTCGACGTCCAGCCCAAGGCGTGGATCACCGCCGCGGACGCCTGCGAAGCGGCGGCCAAGGCCCTGGAGGCGTACGCGGACACGGTCCGCTGGGCTCAGGGCCAGGCCCAGGAGGCCATCGAGAAGTGGAAGGCCGCCGAGCAGTCCTCGAAGACGGCCGTGAGCCAGTACAACTCCCGCATCGACGCCTACAACACGCAGGCCGCCGAGTACAACCAGGCCCTTGAGCAAGGTGGTTCGCCGGACGGTGCCCCGGTGAAACCCGGACCGTTCACCGACCCGGGCAAAGAGGGCCGGGCGGCTGCGGAGCATCTGCTCGTCGAGGCGCGCCGTCAGCGCAACGACGCGGGCCAGGACGCCCAGCGGCAAGTGGCCGCGGCATTGGAGCAGGCTCCGAAGAAGCCGGACTTCACCGACCGGATGAAGCTGGACGGCCAGGACTTCGTCGCCGGCAACGTGCTGAGCGGTGTCCATGTGGCGGGTGGCGTCGTCAAGGGCGTCACCGACATGGTCAAGCTGGCGCGCACCTTCAACCCGCTGGACCCCTACAACCTCACCCACCCCTTCCAGATGATGGGCCAGCAGCAGATGGTGCTGGCCGGACTGACCGGCATCGCCTCGCACCCCGAACAGCTCCCGAAATCGATCATCGGCTCCGGGTGGAGCAGCGACCCCAGCGAAGCCGGCGGGGTCCTCCTCACCAACCTGATCGGCGGCAAAGGCGCAGGCGGCGTCGCGAAGGCGGGGCTGAAGGGCGCGATGAAGGCGGGGGCCAAGGACGCGGCGGAGAACTCCGCACGCAAGTCCCTCAAGGACACGCTCGCTGAAAATGCCCGCCAGCTGGCCAAGAAGAGCGAGTGCGGCGACCCCGTCGACGCGGCCACCGGCCGGATGCTGCTACCGCACACCGATGTTGCACTGCCGGCCCTGCTGCCGCTGGTCTTCGAGCGGTACTTCGAATCGTCCTACCGGGCAGGACGCTGGTTCGGCCCCACCTGGACCTCGACCGCAGACCAGCGGCTGGAGGTCGATGCCGAGGGCGTCATCTTCCTCAGCGCCGACGGCACCCTGCTCGCCTACCCGCACCCCGCTCCTGGACTTCCGGTGCTGCCCGCGGCGGGAGCACGCTGGCCGCTGGAGATCGACGTACACGGCGAGTACACACTCACCGACCCCCAAGCAGGCCGCATCTGGCACTTCGATGCCCCCACCGGCGGCCGGGACGGCATTGCACTGCTCGCGCAGATATCCGACCGCACCGGCCAGTGGATCACCTTCTCGTACGACGCCGAGGGCGCGCCTGCGTCGATAGCCCACAGCGCCGGCTACCACCTGAAGGTCACCACCGAGGGCGGCCGGATCGCCGCTCTGCACCTGAAGGCCGCAGCGGACGACGGCAGCGACTCAGAGATCGTCCGCTTCGGCTACGACGAGGGCGGCCATCTCTGCGAAGTATCGGCGTTCTCGGGCCCGCCGGCTCGGTTCACCAACGACGCGC
The sequence above is drawn from the Streptomyces sp. NBC_01465 genome and encodes:
- a CDS encoding SseB family protein — its product is MDGIRGPEHRLDAAEAVSQEQVETVRREFMALLGEFRRTAVLVPLDDQDGLWSAEFGGLRWICAFSHEEALGRFAQARGETEREWPYLKVLGARLLDEAVGAVGVPCGVALDPGSEDGALFPPVVGIVPDAAAVDLDVDLGGAA